The genomic segment CTCGGCGGTACATTCTTGTAGACCAATAAATGGAGAAATAAACAATGACGAATGCAACTGAACTAACCCAAACACTGGGCCTTGAGCAGAATGACCTCGACAAGCTGCTACGGGCTTGCGGGATGAGCGAGGACGGCTATGACCTGGAAGCCCTGCAAGGTGTTCTCCAACTCAAGGCCGAAAATATTGCTGATACCTACACTCATGGCTGGTGCCTTTACACTGCTGACACGTACAAGGTTGACCTCAAGCCCATCCATAAGGCGATTTCTGCTGAAGGGATTGAGACAGGTGATGACCTATACCACCCTCTGTTCACCCTCGTCTGTGAGCGGGTATCTGAGGAAGGGGTTGACCCCGTTGATGCGGTCAAGACCGAGTTGCAGGGCACCGATGAGCTTGAAGAAGAGGCCAGCCTCGACGACATTGATCAAGTTGACGAGGGTATGAAACAGGCACTCAAGGCTGAGTCGCTTAGGACTGCCCGCCGAGTCGCCAGGAATGCTCACAAAACATCAGATCGGGTCGTGGCTGCTGCCCACCAGTTCCACATGAAGCAACTACGCCATGACCTCAAACAGGTCTTTGCCGAGGAATGGGCGAAGGAAGATGCCCAGGAAGCTCTTGAGGGCCAGTCGGAGCCGGGAAAGCTTTTGCCAGCCGAGGCCACGGAAGTCTAGAACGGCAGGTGCTGCTGGAGATGATGAACAGCCAATTCCAGGTGTGGGCGATGCAATCGAGAGAGGCCATCGCCACTAGAGAGCGGGCAATGATCCTCGCAGACCAGGAAGCCTTACGCGAAGCTGCCAAGAAGCGCAGAGAGTATGAGTACCGCATGGCACTGCTAGGCGATGTCAGCTACTGGGGCTGGCTGGTGGTGCTAGTCACCCTTCTCGCTGGGTTTTGTGGCTGGTGGCTGCGAGGAACCATCGCCCCAAGTTCGGCAAATAACAGTGGCGGTATATTACCTGTCACCAGTCAGCCAAATTCACAGGAGGTACATTAATCCGTTACCTCCGACTAAGCAAATCAGGGCGGCGGTATATTATCCGTCACCTTCAAACCATCTCATTAAGGAAAGAAAATTATGCTTACCCAAGATAGACCCACTCAACCAAAACCTGAACTGTGGGTTGAGTCTCCATCCTCAAGTCAACTTTTTCTCAAACGCCTGATCCTCGTGAAGGCCATTGTTACCCCCTTGTGGAAAGACGAAGCCCGTCAACAGCTCCAATCGCAAGCTGACCAACTGGATGAACAGCTAGGCCAACTGGATGCCCAAGTTCAACAAATGGTTGGGGAGCTGAGCCAGCATACTGTCCAAATCCATCCAGAGGGCAGCTCCATTGCCCAGACCCAGACTCAAATCCAAGGTATCCAGGCCCAGGCCAATGAGCGTAAGGGCGAACTGCTGGAGCAAAAGACTCAGGTCTTGCAACAACTGGAGCAGATCGAAACTTTGGAGTTGGGCGAGGAAGTTGAGCAAGGCCAGGTCGATAACTTCTTCTATGCCAAGCAAGGCGACCATCTGATTCGCAAGATGCAGGTTGAGGTTGTGATCCGCGACGGCGTGATTGAAGAGATTCGGGGGGAGCTGTAATTCCTGCCTGCCTATTTCAAGGGAGGGTGGCATATTATTTTGCCCCTTCCCAACTCATCAACTGAGGGTAGTGGCATATTACTTTGTCACCCACTCCACCAAAACTCAGGAGAAGACATATGTTAACTGAATTGAGTACAAGGACCGTCCCCAGACAACCCACAATCTTGGAAGAGTTGGGTTCAACGCTCAAGGTTGTTCTAGGTGCAATGTCTGTGAGCTGTGTTGTATTTGGCTTTCTAGCGGTTTCGCCTTATTTGATTGATGCCAAATGTTCTCGGCCTGGGTATACGCCCGTTACCCTAGCGCAGTGTTTACCAGAGTCTGAAGTCAAGTCCACGATTTGGGAGGCAAGAATCCCTACACCAATGGGAGGTTTCTATTTGGCTAAAGGAGAACCCATTGCCCAGGTATTTCCTCGGCTTTTCTCCCTGTGGCTTTTGACCCTTCCTACGGTGGTCGCTACTCATTCTCTAGGACGCTTCGTTTTTGTGAAGCTGGCATTATCTGCCGCTCAATCGCATGAATCACGAGATCGTAAATGAGGGACATCAAATGACTGACCTACCCCCCACAGATGAAACCTTGAAAACAGAATCACTCTCGCCTTCCAGGGAAAGACTCAAGCAGCGCTTGTGGATGCTGTTTGTTTGGTTCCCATTGGCGCTGCTAGTAGCTGGGATGATATTCACTTTTGTTGAAGCACCTGATTCCTGTAAGCAATCGTTAGCCTGCTTCACAAGCTACACCCTCTCATCCGTGCAGCGAGGTCTAGGGCCAATTGTCGATCCAGTGGGGACGCTACTTTACGCTCCCGGTGTAGTAGCAATCCCATTAATCCTAGTAGTTGCCTATGTGTACTACTTCGTATTTACGACCATTTTGCAAGTGCTGTATGCCTTGCTTGAGGTTGTGATTGTTCTGCAAACGAGAGGGAGACAGGACGATACGGGGTGATCGCAAATCCATATCAATGACAACTACCTCCATACCACCCCCAGACTTCACACCTAACCACAATAAAAACGACCCCCAATCCTCTGAATCAAGGAGGTCGTCAAGTTCGTTTCTCCTCCAATTATAACGAGGTCACCACAATGACGACTAACCCTTTTTTCGACTACTTCGAGCAATCCTGGGTCAACCACCAGACCGACCACGGCCAGCACCCAGACCCATGCACGGGACTTCCATCAGACCAGATCCAAGACCGAGTTTCGTCCTGGCTGGCTGAGTTCAATCTGCTGATACTGTCTGAGTCTCAGATAGCTGTGAGCATTCGGGCAACAATACGCCGGAGTTACAGGTGGTAACGATGAACAAAACAACATGGTCCATTACGGTTGATCCAGAAACTAGGATTGACCCCAATCGCTGGTTTGATCTAAAGCCTTGCCATTCTGACGAGGAAGTTGAAAGTGTTGCCCAGAGTCTACATGAACGATCTGCTCACCCTGACGACTGTGACCCTGAAGGTGATGCAGTCATTATGGAGCTTTTGGCTGATGAATACTGGCGTCGTCGGATGCGCCCGATCTATTTGCAGAAAGGAGAGCTGGGCAATTGCTCACTGGCAATTCGGGTGGAGCTAAGACTAGGAGAATTTGGCACGATCCACTGTGGCTCGAATGTTTTCCAGCACGAGCATATTCCCCAAGCCCTGCAATTCATTGAAGCACTTGAGGGTCAGGATCTGGAGTACAGCGAGTACTGGATGGCAATCGCTGAGCATTCTCAGCCACTGCCACAAGCACCGACGCTTGAGGATTTCTACCAGTATGTTTTGCAGCGATGCCAGCTAGCAATCGAGGACTATCACGAACTCCTTAGCTTCTATGTCACGGATCGGAGTGGCTACCTGGAGATTGTCCACGGGCGAGAACCTAGGAGCCTTGAGGGTAAGTATGTCTGGGCACGGTTTGAAGCTTCTGAATTCCCTGGTGATTGTGAGCGCTGCATCAAGCCACAGAAGGAGGGGTTTGAAACACCTGAAGAAGATCAGCGAGGGATTGAAGATTATTCCTGCCAGGTTGCACGTCATCTATTTGATGGTTTTCAAGATATCCAGCGTCGTAGGACTGATCGGGGTATGTACTCCCAGAGTCCTCAATCCCTTGCTAAACGCCAATCTACTGCTCCCGATCCAGTAACCCAATCCAAGCAGAGAGTCGAGGAACCCATCTTCGACCAGTTAGCACAAATCATTGCTGCCTTTGGAAGTCCGATGGCTGATGCCGAGGGCGGCACCCTATATGACGATGGTACGTACCTCTTTATGAGGAGTGAGCATGAAATCAATGTTGCCCGGAGTGCTGAGGGTGATTATGTCCATCACATTTATCGGAATCTCTGTCTTTTTGACCATCAGGATATTCGGGGTGTTGGACACAACTACTTTTTTGACCACACCACTACTGAGGATCGGGCTTACTTTGCTCGATTAGCTGAATCTATTGAAGGCAGGGCACAGGAAGATGCTGAGCCTGAGTTGAATCCTGTCGTTTAATTTTTATTTTCTTTAGGGAATTTGTATTACCTAGGCACTTCAAATCCTGCACAGAAGCTGTAATGCCTAGATAGATTTCCCACTTCATACCTATCACTTGCACTGAAAACACCCGCCTACGGAGGTGAATCCCATGACTACTGCAACCGTCCTACAGCCAATTCCCTTCAGTACTGATAGGCCGATTATCTTCAATGTTGAGCTTGAAGAAATCGACCTAGATCCATCCTTCCCCTACACTGGCTTTTTGTCCGTCACCCAACATTGGCATCATCCGCTCGAAGTGGAGCTGTGGCCGCAACCGGAGGGGATGAGTGAGCCTGAGCTATTGTCTCAAGGCTTCTACAAGACCAATATTGTCTTGAGCGGCGCAAGGCTGTATGTCCATCACACTCAAGTCGCTGAATTTGTCGAAGCTCAAGACCTGTTTGACCATTCCAACCCTAACCCAGAGGCTAAGACCGTACACTACACCGCTCCCTTTGAGATGCGGACATTGACGCCAGAGATATTCTTGTCATTCTTCGGTAATGAGAAGCCTAAGCCATCCAGCTCCAAGGCAATCCACCCGCTTCTGGTAGAGCCATCCAAGCAAATCCTAGAGAGGGTCGAAAGACTTGATCATTTGCGCGAGTCAGGCTTTTTAGCCGAAGTCTTCAGACCGCACGAAGTTCTGAGGGTCTCTCTTTCCCACCTCGACCATACGCAGTTGCCGTGCTGCCTGGAGGTCGAGGCCCAGTCACCATCTCGCATCCTTATCTTTAGCGGTGAGCCATTCTTCCAACTCAATGGCATCGAGACGACAATGGATATCCCGCATCTGTGGAATGTCGTCAAGGGTTTGCAGATGTGCTTTTGGGATTTTGAATATTTCGAATCGTTTAGCAGCTTGGATATCATCTATCTGCTTTGCCGATATTTCAATTGCATTCCTCTCTCTGGTCTTGCCAGTGGTTTTGATTCCCAGTTGGATCTGTCTGGTAATTGGGAATGGTCTTGCCTGCCGGGTGCTGATTGGGATGTCTGTGCATCCCTGGTATCAGGCGAGGTGCGGTCTGAAGCTGAGCGTATCTCACAAGGTTGGAAGATTCGTGAGAAAGGAATTGAACAGGAAGTCAATCTAGAAGTCGCTCCTGTAAACGAGTCGGGTGAGGTGCAGC from the Acaryochloris marina S15 genome contains:
- a CDS encoding YlqD family protein — its product is MLTQDRPTQPKPELWVESPSSSQLFLKRLILVKAIVTPLWKDEARQQLQSQADQLDEQLGQLDAQVQQMVGELSQHTVQIHPEGSSIAQTQTQIQGIQAQANERKGELLEQKTQVLQQLEQIETLELGEEVEQGQVDNFFYAKQGDHLIRKMQVEVVIRDGVIEEIRGEL